In Papaver somniferum cultivar HN1 chromosome 1, ASM357369v1, whole genome shotgun sequence, a genomic segment contains:
- the LOC113294516 gene encoding pentatricopeptide repeat-containing protein At1g05670, mitochondrial-like isoform X1, with product MICNEQKWQISFLNDDDIHLDMNRYALSFSIHHRHHFNSLFIVRFLNQGTHSLDSPITINATNRRPFPDYSPKKPTIKDSEIVHQISISIKQRRSETLHRILKPFESKFRRDYLIWVFMKIKYDYSLVFSFFDWARLRKDTTLEARCIVIHIAVASKNPKIAHELTYEFWRKPNLDINVSFSNFFEQLVYTFKDWGSDPLVFDIFFQALVDVGYFDEARNLFDKMLSYGVVISIDSCNCLLSRLSNNMSDDARIETVLKIFSEFPEMGVCWNTASYSIIIHALCRFDKLKEAQTLLLQMESKGCFADVISYSTVIDGYRRAGELERAFEVVEEMITKGLKPNPFTYNSIVVLLCKNGKVNEGERILREMMNQGVVPDNVVYTSLIDGFCKVNDLQAAHRICGEMQKQQLVPDTVTYTALICGLCRTGKMDEADNLFRGMRNKGMILDEITYTSLIDGYCKAGEMKKAFALHNKMVQMGLTPNIVTYTALVDGLCKRGEVETANELLQEMCGKGLQLNTCTFNSLINGLCKAGNIKQAVKMMEDMELAKLYPDVITYTTIIDAYCKAGEMVRAHDLLREMLDKGLQQTIVTFNVLMNGFCMLGMLEDGKRLLNWMLEKGIKPNATTYNSLMKQYSIQNNMKATTEIYRGMNTQGVMADSIHESAPPFLP from the coding sequence ATGATTTGTAACGAACAAAAATGGCAGATTTCTTTCTTAAATGATGATGATATTCACCTAGACATGAATAGGTATGCCTTATCCTTCTCTATCCATCATCGCCATCATTTTAACTCTCTCTTCATCGTTAGGTTTCTGAACCAAGGAACCCATTCATTAGATTCTCCCATTACCATCAATGCTACTAATAGAAGACCTTTCCCAGATTATTCACCGAAAAAACCCACAATTAAAGATTCTGAAATTGTTCATCAAATCTCAATTTCCATCAAACAACGTCGTTCTGAAACTTTACATCGTATTTTAAAACCCTTTGAATCAAAGTTTAGACGTGATTATTTAATTTGGGTATTCATGAAAATTAAATATGATTACAgtttagtttttagtttctttgatTGGGCTCGGTTACGTAAAGATACGACATTGGAAGCTCGCTGTATTGTGATTCATATTGCTGTAGCTTCAAAGAATCCAAAAATAGCTCATGAACTTACTTATGAGTTTTGGAGGAAACCCAATTTGGATATCAATGTTTCCTTTAGTAATTTCTTCGAACAGTTGGTTTACACTTTTAAGGATTGGGGTTCTGACCCTCTTGTATTTGATATATTCTTTCAAGCTCTTGTTGATGTTGGATATTTCGATGAAGCAAGGAatttgtttgataaaatgttgaGTTATGGTGTGGTAATATCTATTGATTCTTGTAATTGTCTTCTTTCTCGTTTGTCGAATAATATGTCTGATGATGCTAGGATTGAAACAGTACTGAAGATATTTAGTGAATTTCCTGAAATGGGTGTTTGTTGGAATACAGCATCTTATAGTATCATTATCCACGCTCTTTGTAGATTTGACAAATTGAAAGAAGCTCAGACGCTTTTGTTACAAATGGAGTCAAAGGGTTGTTTCGCTGATGTTATAAGCTATAGCACTGTAATTGATGGTTATCGTAGAGCCGGAGAGCTTGAAAGAGCGTTTGAGGTTGTAGAGGAAATGATTACTAAGGGTTTGAAGCCGAATCCATTTACTTATAATAGTATAGTTGTACTCTTGTGTAAGAATGGTAAGGTAAATGAAGGAGAAAGAATACTGAGGGAAATGATGAATCAGGGCGTAGTTCCGGATAATGTGGTGTACACCTCTCTCATCGATGGGTTTTGCAAGGTTAATGATTTACAAGCTGCACACCGGATTTGCGGTGAAATGCAGAAGCAGCAGCTAGTTCCTGATACTGTAACATATACTGCTCTGATTTGTGGGTTATGCCGAACTGGAAAAATGGATGAAGCAGATAATCTCTTCCGCGGGATGCGCAATAAAGGGATGATACTGGACGAAATAACTTATACGTCATTAATCGATGGTTATTGTAAGGCAGGAGAGATGAAAAAGGCCTTCGCCCTTCATAACAAGATGGTTCAAATGGGTTTGACGCCTAACATTGTTACCTACACTGCGCTGGTTGACGGCCTTTGTAAACGCGGAGAGGTGGAAACTGCCAATGAGCTTCTTCAAGAAATGTGTGGGAAAGGTCTACAGTTAAATACCTGTACATTTAATTCTCTTATTAATGGTCTTTGTAAAGCTGGAAATATAAAACAGGCCGTTAAAATGATGGAAGATATGGAGTTGGCTAAGCTTTATCCTGATGTTATTACATATACTACAATAATCGATGCTTACTGTAAAGCAGGTGAGATGGTTCGAGCTCACGATCTCCTCCGTGAGATGCTGGATAAAGGGCTTCAACAAACGATTGTGACGTTTAATGTGCTGATGAATGGGTTCTGTATGCTGGGTATGCTAGAAGATGGTAAACGACTGCTGAACTGGATGTTGGAGAAGGGTATAAAGCCAAATGCCACCACATATAATTCTCTTATGAAGCAGTATTCCATACAAAATAATATGAAAGCTACTACTGAAATTTATAGGGGGATGAACACTCAAGGGGTAATGGCTGATAGTATTCATGAAAGTGCTCCTCCCTTTTTACCTTGA
- the LOC113294516 gene encoding pentatricopeptide repeat-containing protein At1g05670, mitochondrial-like isoform X2, translated as MESKGCFADVISYSTVIDGYRRAGELERAFEVVEEMITKGLKPNPFTYNSIVVLLCKNGKVNEGERILREMMNQGVVPDNVVYTSLIDGFCKVNDLQAAHRICGEMQKQQLVPDTVTYTALICGLCRTGKMDEADNLFRGMRNKGMILDEITYTSLIDGYCKAGEMKKAFALHNKMVQMGLTPNIVTYTALVDGLCKRGEVETANELLQEMCGKGLQLNTCTFNSLINGLCKAGNIKQAVKMMEDMELAKLYPDVITYTTIIDAYCKAGEMVRAHDLLREMLDKGLQQTIVTFNVLMNGFCMLGMLEDGKRLLNWMLEKGIKPNATTYNSLMKQYSIQNNMKATTEIYRGMNTQGVMADSIHESAPPFLP; from the coding sequence ATGGAGTCAAAGGGTTGTTTCGCTGATGTTATAAGCTATAGCACTGTAATTGATGGTTATCGTAGAGCCGGAGAGCTTGAAAGAGCGTTTGAGGTTGTAGAGGAAATGATTACTAAGGGTTTGAAGCCGAATCCATTTACTTATAATAGTATAGTTGTACTCTTGTGTAAGAATGGTAAGGTAAATGAAGGAGAAAGAATACTGAGGGAAATGATGAATCAGGGCGTAGTTCCGGATAATGTGGTGTACACCTCTCTCATCGATGGGTTTTGCAAGGTTAATGATTTACAAGCTGCACACCGGATTTGCGGTGAAATGCAGAAGCAGCAGCTAGTTCCTGATACTGTAACATATACTGCTCTGATTTGTGGGTTATGCCGAACTGGAAAAATGGATGAAGCAGATAATCTCTTCCGCGGGATGCGCAATAAAGGGATGATACTGGACGAAATAACTTATACGTCATTAATCGATGGTTATTGTAAGGCAGGAGAGATGAAAAAGGCCTTCGCCCTTCATAACAAGATGGTTCAAATGGGTTTGACGCCTAACATTGTTACCTACACTGCGCTGGTTGACGGCCTTTGTAAACGCGGAGAGGTGGAAACTGCCAATGAGCTTCTTCAAGAAATGTGTGGGAAAGGTCTACAGTTAAATACCTGTACATTTAATTCTCTTATTAATGGTCTTTGTAAAGCTGGAAATATAAAACAGGCCGTTAAAATGATGGAAGATATGGAGTTGGCTAAGCTTTATCCTGATGTTATTACATATACTACAATAATCGATGCTTACTGTAAAGCAGGTGAGATGGTTCGAGCTCACGATCTCCTCCGTGAGATGCTGGATAAAGGGCTTCAACAAACGATTGTGACGTTTAATGTGCTGATGAATGGGTTCTGTATGCTGGGTATGCTAGAAGATGGTAAACGACTGCTGAACTGGATGTTGGAGAAGGGTATAAAGCCAAATGCCACCACATATAATTCTCTTATGAAGCAGTATTCCATACAAAATAATATGAAAGCTACTACTGAAATTTATAGGGGGATGAACACTCAAGGGGTAATGGCTGATAGTATTCATGAAAGTGCTCCTCCCTTTTTACCTTGA